The Streptomyces sp. NBC_01268 genome segment GTCCGCCAGCCAGGCGATCCGGCCCACGTCAGGGACGTCGGCGGGCGGCATCAGGACCGAGCCGCCACTCTCCTGGACCGAGGCGGAGACCACGTCGGCGTCGGCCGTGGCGAAGTACGGGATCCAGCGCGCCTTGTCCGCGCCGGGCTGCAGCGGGGCCGCTCCGCCGAAGGAGGCGTCCTGCTGGTCCCCGGCGGCCGTGGAGATCACCCGGTACGTCATGCCGGGCGCCTCCATCTCCGCCCAGCGCCAGCCGAACAGGCCGCGGTAGAAGCCGAGCACCGCCTCCGGGTCGTCGACGTGCAGCTCCGCCCAGAGCAGGGTGTGGTTCTCCGAGGTGCGCTCCAGGCCCTTCACGGCGTTCGGCTGCCAGACGGCGAACTCGGCGCCGCCCGGGTCGGTGAGGGCCGCCGTCCGCCCGGCCTCCATCACGTCCGTGGGAGCCATCCGGACCGTGCCGCCGTTCTGCTCGGCCGCCCGGGCGGTGGCATCGGCGTCCGGGGTCTCGAAGTAGACCGTCCAGGCGCTGCTCGCGCCCTCCTGCGTGAGCGGGCCGAGCGCGGCGACCGTCTTGCCGTCCTGCTGGAAGAAGCCGTAGCCGCCGGTGTCGGGGCCGGCCGAGACGAAGTCCCAGCCGAAGACCCGGCCGTAGAAGGTGGCGGCGGCGGTGGTGTCGGGGCTGCCGAGGTCGAGCCAGTCGGGCGAGCCCGTGGTGAAGTCCGTACCGAGCATGGGATGTGTCCCGTCCTTCCGGGTGGGGAAGCCGTGCCGTGGCGGAGCGGGTGGCGGGGTTCCGGCCACCCTGGCCGATCC includes the following:
- a CDS encoding VOC family protein yields the protein MLGTDFTTGSPDWLDLGSPDTTAAATFYGRVFGWDFVSAGPDTGGYGFFQQDGKTVAALGPLTQEGASSAWTVYFETPDADATARAAEQNGGTVRMAPTDVMEAGRTAALTDPGGAEFAVWQPNAVKGLERTSENHTLLWAELHVDDPEAVLGFYRGLFGWRWAEMEAPGMTYRVISTAAGDQQDASFGGAAPLQPGADKARWIPYFATADADVVSASVQESGGSVLMPPADVPDVGRIAWLADPFGAPFAVLKPSPTM